The following proteins are co-located in the Papaver somniferum cultivar HN1 unplaced genomic scaffold, ASM357369v1 unplaced-scaffold_128, whole genome shotgun sequence genome:
- the LOC113332120 gene encoding uncharacterized protein LOC113332120: MRILNQELSEINFVLDFDKEGLRDQLPVAIFERLFLLEHNSVELIKRWSNNTISELVDANWVRVTDCDQIRDLIVNDYEEKFNGDDSVPVDFLFNVEHDSISMEESARTDQLPSIEEIHEAVFGLGADSAHGPDGFAGFFYRHYWEIIRDDLIFTKILATRLGSILDKLVSKEQVAFMKGRNIHENISLASETVNELQIKRKEGNVGLKLDITQAFDTVSWTFIVEVFRRYGFSENWCDWILQILKSARISVLVNGSPEGFFKKCIAPSHLFFDDDIMIFCKGNMKSLRNLVDLLGLYQRASGQTISREKSKLYYGGGSLRRRDTIADFLGMPIATLPDRYLGVKVMPGAVKYHHIAYVVEKIENQLAGWKGDSQVSRSFVVAYDKICAPYEEGGLGITQLSVMNKVLLMSLWWKIRIKWVYSLVEDNSKVLIGDRRNTSLYYDVWVGDMDVVDILEDFSLDRVVLVGDMLNNGVWSLSEECRNTLLVVGIDEADLPTPLNGEDCRVWKPNFSGTFTVKSAKSLIRKRYVRLKGANLLSRQSVHPDLDERSWKILRGACATLDKVKRRFKIQVVNKCCLCNNEEETLDHLRWHCAFAEKAWGWISDTFGMHSHLNLSTAYKAARGRSGMIKDLWFLAVLVHDYSRCLKGYMNNTVDDLKVLDYFKVSHRQVKMHNPVECRWTPSALDELLLCCDGVARGNPGVDGAGVVARDYEANIVSVMSVGLGITSNYLAEIYGTIVGLKWAVQ; this comes from the exons ATGAG GATACTTAATCAAGAGTTATCAGAAATAAACTTTGTACTTGATTTTGACAAGGAAGGATTACGAGACCAGTTACCAGTGGCCATTTTTGAGAGATTGTTCTTATTAGAGCACAACTCGGTTGAactcatcaagcgttg GAGTAATAATACTATTTCGGAGTTGGTGGATGCTAATTGGGTTAGGGTAACTGATTGTGATCAGATTCGTGATCTTATTGTTAATGATTATGAGGAAAAGTTTAATGGAGATGATTCAGTTCCGGTTGATTTTCTTTTTAATGTGGAACATGATAGTATTTCTATGGAGGAGAGTGCGAGAACGGACCAGTTACCTTCTATTGAGGAAATCCATGAAGCAGTTTTTGGGTTAGGAGCTGACAGTGCACATGGTCCGGATGGATTTGCTGGTTTCTTCTATAGACATTATTGGGAGATTATCCGGGATGACTTG atttttactaagattttagctactAGACTGGGTAGTATTCTGGATAAATTGGTTTCTAAGGaacaagtggcgtttatgaaaggtagaaatattcatgaaaatattagtcTTGCTTCGGAGACGGTGAATGAACTTCAGATTAAGCGTAAGGagggtaatgttgggttaaagctAGATATAActcaagcttttgatactgttAGTTGGACTTTTATTGTGGAGGTGTTTAGAAGATATGGTTTTTCCGAGAACTGGTGTGACTGGATTTTACAGATTCTGAAGTCTGCTAGAATTTCAGTCTTAGTCAATGGTAGCCCAGAAGGTTTTTTCAA AAAATGTATTGCTCCAAGTCATTTATTTTttgatgatgatattatgatcTTTTGTAAGGGTAACATGAAGAGTTTGAGAAATCTGGTTGATTTGTTGGGTTTGTATCAACGTGCTTCGGGGCAAACAATTAGTCGTGAGAAGAGTAAGCTTTATTATGGTGGGGGCTCCTTGAGGAGGAGAGATACTATTGCTGATTTTTTGGGGATGCCTATTGCGACCTTACCGGATAGGTATTTAGGTGTTAAAGTAATGCCAGGTGCTGTCAAATATCACCATATTGCCTATGTGGTTGAGAAGATTGAAAATCAATTAGCGGGTTGGAAAG GTGATTCACAAGTGAGTAGGTCCTTTGTGGTGGCTTATGACAAGATTTGTGCTCCTTATGAGGAAGGTGGTTTGGGTATAACTCAGTTGAGTGTTATGAACAAGGTGCTTCTTATGAGCCTTTGGTGGAAAATCC GTATTAAATGGGTTTATTCTTTGGTGGAGGATAACTCTAAGGTTTTAATTGGAGATAGGCGTAATACTTCTCTTTATTATGATGTGTGGGTGGGAGATATGGATGTTGTTGATATtcttgaagatttttctcttgacCGTGTTGTTTTGGTTGGGGATATGCTTAATAATGGTGTTTGGAGTTTGAGCGAAGAGTGTCGCAACACTTTGTTGGTTGTTGGTATTGATGAAGCAGATTTACCTACCCCTTTGAATGGAGAGGATTGTCGGGTTTGGAAACCAAATTTTTCAGGCACTTTTACTGTCAAGTCTGCGAAGTCTTTGATTCGCAAGAGATATGTAAGGTTGAAGGGAGCCAATCTATTATCGAGGCAATCTGTGCACCCGGATTTGGATGAAAGAAGTTGGAAGAttctaagaggagcttgtgctactcttgataaagTTAAGAGGAGGTTCAAAATCCAAGTTGTTAACAAATGTTGTTTGTGTAATAATGAGGAAGAAACTTTGGATCATTTGCGCTGGCATTGTGCGTTTGCTGAGAAGGCCTGGGGATGGATTTCTGACACTTTTGGAATGCACTCGCATTTAAATTTGTCTACAGCTTACAAGGCAGCTAGGGGAAGGAGTGGTATGATCAAGGATTTATGGTTTCTTGCGGTTTTG GTGCATGATTATTCAAGATGTCTCAAAGGCTATATGAATAATACCGTGGATGATCTAAAAGTGTTGGACTATTTCAAAGTTTCTCATAGGCAGGTGAAGATGCATAATCCGGTTGAATGTAGGTGGACTCCTTCAGCGTTGGACGAGCTGTTGTTGTGCTGTGATGGAGTTGCTCGTGGGAATCCAGGCGTGGATGGTGCAGGCGTGGTAGCGCGTGATTATGAGGCTAATATCGTTAGTGTTATGAGTGTTGGTTTGGGTATAACTTCAAACTACCTAGCTGAAATTTATGGTACTATAGTAGGTCTGAAATGGGCAGTTCAATAG
- the LOC113331945 gene encoding nitrate regulatory gene2 protein-like produces MGITNSKSKKSQALKLCKERKRFIKKAIDSRYALSVSHLSYIESLKTIGIALRQFVEVEEHDNKTPLSNYSYPSPSPSPTQSAETMDSLLHSHSSVSYMRTSASPAVTVKIDPVEEDGSFHTPLPPPHTTNSSWDFLDANDELEEYGSLSRLRRFSLDNVSPVSEKKENTNFEKVGLKASCEISVEEKRCDFQQRGNKISDSENSYGQRKSNGGLVMSKVNSPGEARDLGLDSDGSKEALVGKVDKQSCEGRGDPSRFITHGGKDFLSSIKDIENRFFRASECGKEVSRMLETNKVVSKFSDGEGTSGASIFLVALHLACCHRGLDLTSQEPPKQVTKAITWYRSLSSQSSSSRNRLTSASRDDGYESGSDFNEEFSMITGSHSSTLDRLYAWEMKLYAEVKASECVKKKYDQKCNQLRYQFARDASAEMVDKTRAVVKDLHSQIRVGLHATDTIAKRIEKMRDEEVKPQLVELIQGFIRMWKTMLECHQAQYITITLAYHSKSSTTQACGEQYRQALNHLQRAIGCFITSFAGGIDAHKSYVEAVNGWLQNCILLPRERFKGRRVFSPRRALAPPIFVLCRDWSVGIKALPSRGVVHAFEALFSVLHQLEKEQKKQEHLDKRNGPNGDDTKNDKPSNMIVIHPNLNIALDRLTKFTEASLKMCECIRQASEMAEVAYTNCKVSRY; encoded by the exons ATGGGTATTACAAATTCTAAGAGTAAGAAAAGTCAAGCTCTAAAGCTTTGTAAAGAGAGAAAAAGATTTATTAAAAAAGCTATTGATTCAAGGTATGCTTTATCAGTctctcatctttcttatattgaaTCCTTAAAAACAATTGGGATTGCTCTTAGACAATTTGTAGAAGTTGAAGAACATGATAATAAAACCCCCTTATCAAATTATTCTTacccatctccatctccatctcctaCACAATCTGCTGAAACCATGGATTCCCTTTTACATTCTCACTCTAGTGTTAGTTATATGAGAACCAGTGCTAGTCCTGCAGTGACTGTTAAGATTGACCCGGTGGAGGAGGATGGGTCTTTCCATACTCCACTACCACCACCTCATACAACAAATTCTTCTTGGGATTTTCTTGATGCCAATGATGAACTTGAAGAATACGGTAGCTTGAGTCGATTGAGACGGTTTAGTCTTGACAATGTTAGTCCTGTGTCTGAAAAGAAAGAGAACACTAACTTTGAGAAGGTTGGTTTAAAGGCTAGTTGTGAAATTTCTGTAGAAGAAAAAAGATGTGACTTCCAGCAGAGGGGGAATAAGATTTCTGATTCTGAGAATTCATATGGTCAACGTAAAAGCAATGGTGGTTTGGTAATGTCCAAAGTGAACTCACCAGGTGAAGCAAGGGATCTTGGGCTTGATTCTGATGGGTCAAAAGAAGCTTTGGTTGGTAAAGTAGACAAACAGTCATGTGAGGGAAGGGGAGATCCTTCTAGATTCATTACTCATGGGGGTaaagatttcttatcaagtataaAGGATATTGAGAATCGGTTTTTCAGAGCTTCTGAATGTGGAAAAGAGGTGTCCAGAATGCTTGAAACTAACAAAGTTGTGTCCAAATTTTCGGATGGTGAAG GGACATCAGGGGCATCTATTTTTCTTGTGGCTCTTCATCTAGCTTGTTGTCACAGGGGACTGGACCTTACTTCTCAAG AACCTCCAAAACAGGTGACAAAGGCTATTACATGGTACCGGTCGCTATCTTCACAGTCGTCTTCATCAAGAAATCGCCTCACTTCAGCATCGAGAGATGATGGCTATGAGAGCGGGAGCGACTTTAATGAAGAGTTTTCAATGATCACAGGAAGTCACTCGTCCACCTTGGACAGACTGTACGCGTGGGAAATGAAGCTCTATGCTGAAGTGAAG GCCAGTGAATGTGTTAAGAAAAAGTATGACCAGAAATGCAACCAACTCAGGTACCAATTCGCCAGGGATGCCAGTGCAGAGATGGTAGACAAAACTCGTGCTGTTGTTAAAGATCTCCATTCACAAATTAGAGTGGGCCTCCATGCTACTGATACTATTGCAAAAAGAATCGAAAAAATGAGGGACGAGGAGGTGAAACCGCAGCTTGTGGAGCTTATTCAGGG ATTCATCCGCATGTGGAAAACCATGCTAGAATGCCACCAGGCACAATACATCACCATAACATTAGCTTACCACTCGAAGAGCTCAACAACCCAAGCTTGTGGTGAACAGTATAGACAAGCTTTAAATCACTTGCAACGTGCAATTGGATGTTTTATTACAAGCTTTGCAGGCGGGATTGACGCCCACAAATCTTATGTGGAGGCTGTCAATGGTTGGCTGCAGAACTGCATTTTACTACCACGGGAGCGCTTCAAGGGAAGACGGGTCTTCTCACCTCGTAGAGCTCTAGCTCCACCTATATTTGTTCTGTGCCGTGACTGGTCAGTTGGGATCAAAGCCCTTCCATCTAGAGGTGTTGTTCATGCTTTCGAAGCCCTGTTCTCAGTTTTGCATCAGTTAGAGAAAGAACAGAAGAAGCAAGAACATCTGGACAAGCGTAATGGTCCTAATGGAGATGATACAAAGAACGATAAGCCGTCAAACATGATCGTAATACATCCAAATCTAAACATCGCCCTGGATCGATTGACCAAGTTTACAGAGGCCTCATTAAAAATGTGTGAATGCATCAGACAAGCAAGCGAGATGGCTGAAGTTGCTTATACAAATTGCAAGGTTTCCAGATACTGA
- the LOC113331944 gene encoding acyl-coenzyme A oxidase 2, peroxisomal-like, translating to MEDFINKFDPTTEDENDQVSRRIRRLSLHLTPSPYSSVNENQLEMLTCAKTKLLDVNTSMLSDYMRGKNREIQERVFDFFNSRPDLQTPIEISKIEHRELCMRQLLALVKEAGIKPFRYVSEDPAKYFAIAEAIGSVDMSLGIKMGVQFSLWGGSVINLGTKKHKDKYYEGIDNMDYVGCFAMTELHHGSNVQGLQTTATFDHITDEFIIDTPNDGAIKWWIGNAAVHGKFASVFARLILPTHDARGSSDMGVHAFIVPIRDMKTHETLPGIEIHDCGHKVGLNGVDNGALRFRSVRIPRDNLLNRFGDVSRDGKYTSSLPSINKRFAATLGELVGGRVGLAYSSNGVLKIAVTIAVRYSLLRQQFGPPKQPEISILDYQSQQHKLMPMLASTYAFHFATLYLVEKYSEMKKSHDEQVVADVHALSAGLKAYVTSYTAKSLSVCREACGGHGYAAVNQFGSLRNDHDIFQTFEGDNTVLLQQVAGDLLKQYQEKFRGGTLAVTWNYLRDSMGTYLSQPNPVTARWEGEDHLRDPNFQLDAFRYRTSRLLQSVALRLRKHSKTLGSFGAWNRCLNHLLTLAESHIETVILAKFIEAVQSCPEGNTRAALKLVCDLYALERIWKDIGTYRNVDYVAPNKAKAIHKLTDYLSFQVKSVSRELVDAFDLPDNVTRAPIGMKSEAYTHYTQYVGF from the exons ATGgaggatttcatcaacaagttTGACCCGACGACTGAGGATGAAAATGATCAGGTTAGTAGGAGAATCCGACGGTTATCATTACATCTAACACCATCACCATATTCTTCTGTAAATGAAAACCAGTTAGAGATGTTAACATGTGCGAAAACCAAGCTTCTTGATGTGAACACATCAATGTTATCTGATTATATGAGAGGtaaaaatagagaaattcaagaaagggtttttgattttttcaattcaAGACCTGATTTACAAACCCCAATTGAGATCTCAAAAATTGAACATAGAGAACTTTGTATGAGACAACTTTTAGCTCTTGTTAAAGAAGCTGGTATTAAACCATTTAGATATGTTTCTGAAGATCCTGCTAAGTATTTTGCTATTGCTGAAGCTATTGGTAGTGTTGACATGTCTCTTGGTATCAAAATGGGTGTCCAATTCAG TCTCTGGGGAGGTTCTGTGATTAACTTAGGAACTAAAAAGCATAAAGATAAGTACTACGAGGGGATAGACAATATGGATTACGTGGGTTGTTTTGCTATGACAGAACTCCATCACG GTTCAAACGTGCAAGGCCTCCAAACTACTGCTACATTCGATCACATCACAGATGAATTTATAATTGACACACCAAATGATGGAGCCATCAAATGGTGGATTGGTAATGCTGCAGTTCATGGGAAATTTGCATCAGTTTTTGCGAGGCTAATATTGCCGACCCATGATGCAAGAGGTTCTTCTGATATGGGTGTCCATGCATTTATTGTCCCCATTAGGGACATGAAAACTCACGAAACACTTCCTGGAATTGAAATACATGATTGTGGCCACAAGGTCGGCTTAAATGGAGTTGATAATGGAGCATTAAGGTTTCGTTCTGTCAGAATACCTCGAGATAATCTTCTTAACCGTTTTGGAGATGTTTCACGTGATGGCAAATATACTAGTAGTCTTCCTTCTATTAATAAGAGATTTGCCGCGACGCTCGGTGAACTTGTCGGAGGGAGAGTAGGACTTGCTTATTCTTCAAATGGTGTACTCAAAATTGCTGTAACAATTGCTGTCCGTTATTCTCTACTACGTCAGCAGTTCGGCCCTCCTAAGCAACCAGAGATTAGTATTTTAGATTACCAGTCTCAGCAGCACAAGCTCATGCCGATGCTGGCTTCAACATATGCATTTCACTTTGCAACGCTATACTTGGTCGAAAAATATTCTGAAATGAAGAAGTCCCATGACGAACAAGTAGTGGCAGATGTTCATGCTCTATCTGCAGGTCTCAAAGCATATGTGACATCTTATACGGCCAAGTCCTTAAGCGTTTGCCGTGAAGCTTGTGGAGGTCATGGATATGCAGCTGTTAATCAATTTGGTAGCTTGAGGAATGACCATGACATATTTCAGACATTTGAAGGAGATAACACAGTGCTTCTGCAGCAG GTTGCTGGTGATCTCTTGAAGCAATACCAAGAGAAATTTCGAGGTGGGACACTAGCAGTCACATGGAACTACTTAAGGGATTCAATGGGTACATATCTATCTCAACCTAATCCAGTAACTGCTCGGTGGGAAGGTGAAGACCACTTACGAGACCCCAATTTCCAGTTAGATGCCTTCAGG TACCGAACATCAAGATTGCTTCAAAGTGTTGCTTTACGTCTTCGCAAGCACTCAAAGACTCTTGGAAGCTTCGGTGCTTGGAATAGATGCCTGAATCATCTTTTGACACTTGCCGAGTCTCATATCGAGACAGTCATCCTAGCGAAGTTCATTGAAGCTGTGCAAAG CTGTCCTGAAGGAAATACTCGTGCTGCTCTGAAACTGGTTTGTGATCTGTATGCCCTCGAACGCATCTGGAAGGACATTGGAACCTACCGTAACGTAGATTATGTGGCTCCGAACAAAGCTAAG GCAATTCACAAGCTTACAGACTACTTGAGTTTCCAAGTGAAGAGTGTTTCCAGGGAACTTGTTGATGCATTCGACCTTCCAGATAATGTGACACGAGCCCCCATTGGCATGAAATCTGAAGCTTACACTCACTATACGCAATATGTAGGATTTTAG
- the LOC113332122 gene encoding uncharacterized protein LOC113332122, producing MFPGLSIEYWKENIILQMGNKVGRAIKVDDTTLKRENGYYVSVLVEVDMSKSIPSKISVESEYGKFDQSVQIPKLPKFFNHCQVIGHLVAEYRIKRQSQLQEPAKQVQPKKIWKHKVKEVQIPLKVGFDICFPSSETGNETPKSVCQVEEVFREEVSTEIIIHPTIQCGEASTSGRFQVLQDKSEELQELLEAQDSILQVQQILEVSSNTPSINNAVDIKQPVNESSNNDTSTAQGSKVEVMKESSKNKAKITKSVRNVTTRTQAAQKIGSSTNSSKFSGVRGPLSPQHSSK from the coding sequence ATGTTTCCTGGTTTAAGTATTGAGTACTGGAAGGAGAATATTATCCTTCAAATGGGTAACAAGGTGGGGAGAGCAATCAAGGTGGATGATACTACATTGAAGAGAGAAAATGGATATTATGTAAGTGTTTTAGTAGAAGTGGATATGTCAAAATCAATTCCTAGTAAAATTAGTGTTGAATCTGAATATGGGAAGTTTGATCAATCAGTCCAAATTCCTAAACTACCAAAGTTTTTTAATCATTGTCAAGTGATTGGCCACTTGGTTGCTGAATACAGAATTAAGAGACAATCACAACTTCAAGAACCAGCTAAGCAGGTACAACCTAAAAAAATATGGAAACATAAAGTAAAGGAAGTTCAAATTCCTCTAAAAGTGGGTTTTGATATATGCTTTCCATCCTCTGAGACAGGTAATGAAACACCTAAATCTGTATGCCAGGTGGAGGAAGTTTTTAGAGAGGAAGTATCTACTGAGATTATAATTCATCCTACAATTCAATGTGGGGAAGCTTCTACTTCAGGTAGATTTCAAGTACTTCAAGACAAATCTGAAGAACTGCAGGAATTATTGGAAGCTCAAGATTCAATACTACAAGTACAACAAATTCTAGAAGTGAGTTCTAATACCCCTTCTATCAACAATGCAGTAGATATTAAGCAGCCAGTTAATGAATCTTCAAATAACGATACATCTACTGCTCAAGGCTCCAAAGTGGAAGTTATGAAAGAAAGCTCTAAAAACAAAGCAAAGATTACTAAGTCAGTGAGGAATGTGACAACTAGAACTCAGGCAGCTCAGAAGATCGGCAGTTCTACAAATAGCTCAAAATTTTCAGGAGTGAGGGGTCCTCTTTCTCCTCAACACTCTTCAAAATGA